The following proteins are co-located in the Colletotrichum lupini chromosome 4, complete sequence genome:
- a CDS encoding cytochrome P450 gives MALLGLLALAAFLGVVAKCVYNAFLHPLSRYPGPKLAGVTRAYYLFFDVRGVSHWKVKEWHEKYGEVIRIAPGELSYTSGQAWQTIYGFPNKEGTGNFEKDAQWWNKNVNGVENILTADDAGHKRMRRLQNPAFSDKALKAQESVITGYVKLLIHKLHGQASSGSAESAAVVDMNSWYNFTTFDIIGDLAFGEPFYCLRDAKWHWWLHAVFDIFQAGTYLRAARRFPSPLSEMLLLLIPRRLIKTRVAQFQFGVERVNRRLEQETDRPDFSRLTSANFNQGRLLTGSIVYYILQGSDDKGMSTEEIYAAAQVLIVAGSETTATGLTAATYLLCENPQTLAKLTSEIRNTFENEDDITIQSTAGLSYLNAAIEEALRLGPPGPGTFPRVVPDGGRMVCGQFVPAGYSVGVHHLAINRSPIHFSKHDEFHPERWLGDQKFESDQKLAAQPFSFGPRNCIGKNLAYAEIRTIIARVVWNFDMKLHADSAGWLGRQKMFTTWHKTEMKVYLSARAKSP, from the exons ATGGCGCTTCTGGGACTTCTAGCTCTCGCA GCATTCTTGGGAGTAGTGGCAAAGTGCGTTTACAATGCCTTTCTACACCCACTCAGCCGCTACCCCGGTCCGAAGCTCGCCGGTGTGACGAGGGCATATTATCTGTTCTTTGACGTTCGCGGGGTAAGCCACTGGAAGGTCAAGGAGTGGCACGAGAAGTATGGAGAAGTGATTCGTATCGCCCCCGGCGAGCTGTCTTACACTTCTGGTCAGGCTTGGCAAACGATATATG GCTTCCCCAATAAGGAGGGCACAGGTAACTTTGAGAAAGATGCTCAGTGGTGGAACAAGAATGTCAACGGCGTCGAGAATATTCTCACAGCCGACGATGCCGGCCACAAGCGTATGCGCAGGCTCCAGAATCCTGCCTTTTCGGACAAGGCCCTCAAGGCTCAAGAGTCCGTCATCACCGGCTATGTCAAGCTTCTCATCCATAAGCTCCACGGGCAGGCGTCCAGTGGGAGCGCAGAGTCCGCGGCTGTCGTGGACATGAACTCCTGGTACAACTTTACCACCTTTGACATTATTGGCGACTTAGCCTTTGGCGAGCCATTCTATTGTCTGCGCGATGCTAAGTGGCACTGGTGGCTGCATGCTGTCTTTGATATCTTCCAGGCTGGGACCTACCTTCGTGCTGCTCGTCGATTCCCGTCACCGCTGTCTGAGATGCTTCTGCTTCTCATTCCCCGCCGCCTCATCAAGACGAGAGTGGCCCAGTTCCAGTTTGGTGTTGAGCGTGTGAACCGCCGTCTTGAGCAAGAGACTGATCGTCCCGACTTCAGTAGGCTCACATCTGCTAACTTCAATCAAGGCAGGTTGCTAACGGGATCCATAGTGTACTACATCTTGCAAGGGAGCGATGATAAGGGCATGTCAACCGAGGAGATCTATGCCGCTGCCCAGGTCCTTATCGTCGCCGGCAGTGAGACTACAGCGACAGGTCTGACCGCAGCCACCTATCTCCTCTGCGAGAACCCGCAAACACTGGCCAAACTCACTTCAGAGATCCGTAACACTTTTGAGAACGAAGACGACATTACCATCCAGAGCACAGCTGGACTGAGCTACCTCAACGCTGCCATCGAAGAGGCCCTTCGACTGGGACCTCCCGGCCCTGGAACATTTCCTCGCGTGGTCCCTGATGGCGGAAGAATGGTCTGTGGACAGTTCGTCCCTGCCGGGTACTCAGTCGGCGTTCACCACCTGGCCATCAACCGATCGCCGATTCACTTCAGTAAGCACGATGAGTTTCATCCCGAGAGATGGCTCGGGGACCAGAAGTTTGAGTCGGACCAGAAGTTAGCAGCCCAGCCATTCTCATTCGGGCCAAGGAACTGTATTGGAAAGAA TCTGGCTTATGCCGAGATCCGGACAATCATTGCCCGCGTTGTGTGGAACTTTGACATGAAGTTACACGCTGATAGTGCAGGCTGGTTAGGGAGGCAAAAGATGTTTACTACCTGGCACAAGACAGAGATGAAGGTGTATCTTTCCGCACGGGCAAAGTCACCATAA
- a CDS encoding endoribonuclease L-PSP, which yields MSGLQYFSYRGYGEKLLQEMHYSQAVRVGDNIEISGQGGWDSKTGEVPSNLMQEIDQAFENVDIALKEAGGQGWSQVFRIRLYALDEAWTEDSLGRMVENMKKWTPNHAPILTGIGASKLGQPGMRLEVEVSAYDPKGPR from the exons ATGTCGGGACTCCAGTACTTCTCGTATAGAGGTTATGGCGAGAAACTGTTGCAGGAGATGCATTACAGTCAAGCAGTCCGGGTGGGGGATAACATTGAAATATCTGGCCAAG GGGGTTGGGACTCAAAGACTGGAGAGGTTCCCAGCAATCTCATGCAGGAGATCGACCAAGCATTTGAAAATGTTGACATTGCCCTGAAGGAAGCTGGCGGCCAAGGATGGTCACAAGTCTTCCGCATCCGGTTGTATGCACTTGACGAGGCCTGGACTGAAGATAGCCTTGGCCGAATGGTAGAGAACATGAAGAAGTGGACTCCCAACCATGCGCCAATTCTAACAGGTATTGGGGCCTCAAAGCTTGGGCAACCCGGTATGCGGCTCGAAGTTGAGGTCTCGGCCTACGACCCCAAAGGTCCTAGATAG
- a CDS encoding aromatic prenyltransferase: MGEMIMSNEPWDFLNSVLRFRDDDSQFWWDKTGRMFSKLLKYAGYSAADQYRELNFYSLFVAPELGPSPDCHGNVRRWRSPGTPDSTPIDFSWEWGRDNQAVVRYSFEPIGLHAGTELDPLNRHATNDWIFKLQQQKLVSNLDLEWYNHFTRQILSHGTRTKTVDCFIEETTPKAGTVVALDIEKSGPVMKIYIYPGLKAEELGITNLELVEQSIRSLPTDQFKSLGAEPLLEFLREGTKKYSFETGILAIDCLAPKDARIKVYIRAKHTTFEYMMDCLTPGGKLDMSGEAIDDLKDFWKTFLADAPDVLDDDAPGRASPGFYYTLGCGRAISPKVYISPNYFSKNDVDVLARLRKFFSTRRSDSMMDNYEQALNDIFGRKTLETRCGSHYYVGCALAKGQLRVVTYLSPQSFDCEKDMIQARRPS, from the exons ATGGGTGAAATGATCATGTCAAATGAGCCCTGGGACTTTCTGAACTCCGTCTTGCGGTTCAGGGACGACGATTCCCAATTCTGGTGGGACAAGACAGGGCGCATGTTTTCTAAGCTCCTGAAATACGCCGGCTACAGCGCAGCAGACCAGTACCGCGAGCTCAACTTCTACTCCCTCTTCGTCGCTCCTGAGCTCGGCCCCTCACCAGACTGCCATGGCAATGTCAGAAGATGGAGAAGTCCCGGGACACCAGACTCTACTCCCATTGACTTTAGTTGGGAATGGGGCCGCGACAACCAAGCTGTCGTTCGCTACTCTTTCGAGCCCATTGGCCTTCACGCTGGCACAGAGCTCGACCCCCTCAACAGACACGCAACAAACGACTGGATCTTCAAGCTTCAGCAACAAAAGCTGGTTTCCAACCTGGACCTGGAATGGTACAACCACTTCACAAGACAAATCCTGTCCCATGGTACGCGGACAAAGACCGTGGACTGCTTCATCGAAGAGACAACGCCAAAGGCAGGCACAGTAGTGGCCCTCGACATCGAGAAGAGCGGACCCGTCATGAAGATCTATATCTATCCCGGGCTTAAGGCCGAAGAGCTCGGCATCACAAACCTCGAGCTCGTGGAGCAGTCTATTCGTAGCCTCCCGACCGACCAGTTCAAATCACTCGGTGCCGAACCCCTCCTGGAATTCCTTAGAGAAGGCACAAAGAAGTACAGCTTCGAGACGGGCATCCTCGCCATCGACTGCCTTGCACCGAAAGACGCTCGCATCAAGGTGTACATCAGAGCAAAGCATACAACCTTCGAGTATATGATGGACTGTCTGACCCCCGGGGGCAAGCTAGATATGTCGGGCGAGGCGATTGACGACCTCAAGGACTTTTGGAAGACCTTCTTAGCGGACGCACCAGATGTTCTCGATGATGACGCCCCCGGACGTGCATCACCGGGCTTCTACTACACCCTCGGATGTGGTAGAGCGATTTCACCAAAGGTGTACATTTCTCCCAACTATTTTAGCAAGAATGACGTAGACGTTCTTGCCCGCCTTCGCAAGTTCTTCTCTACCCGTCGGTCGGACTCAATGATGGACAACTACGAACAAGCCCTGAATGATATCTT TGGGCGCAAAACTCTGGAAACTCGTTGTGGCAGTCATTACTATGTCGGATGTGCTCTGGCCAAGGGTCAATTAAGGGTGGTGACATATCTCAGCCCCCAGTCGTTTGACTGCGAGAAGGACATGATTCAGGCTCGGAGGCCATCATAA
- a CDS encoding Upc2 protein — MRQRTPHRKSRFGCKECKQRHVKCDESRPACVNCTTALRRCSYLDTEAAVPSSSTFSYQCPSPATSIGSSTASPAVPITPEQATCRNSHVPTEPYDLRHMELLYHFEHNLGYNQGFGDTLTRQKYQQMSLKQAFRVSFLMDELLAIAAAHKSTLPGEDQAFYRSEATRLQTRSLSRFTVADGDLSDEDFLTVFLFSTWLGQHVLFDTFSIPADLPVTLDKLVHCMGLHRVVRSVVGGSWDRLRFHFDTHLGAGSRFVQNMIIRRERYETGNECRHLLRLFESSDLNDASKAACQEAVEHLQLMFDIHRNTDIPAGRRYSTVQEWSIRVPAEYVSLLDQRRPEALVVLAYWGVLMHKARDCWAFGAAGQNLVRSIAAHLGSYWGELLAWPKEMTEAPVISISGPT, encoded by the coding sequence ATGCGCCAGCGGACACCTCATCGAAAGTCAAGATTTGGGTGCAAAGAGTGTAAGCAACGTCATGTAAAATGCGACGAGTCCCGGCCGGCATGCGTCAACTGCACGACTGCTCTCAGGAGATGCTCATACCTCGACACTGAGGCGGCAGTACCATCATCGTCCACGTTCTCGTACCAATGTCCGAGCCCAGCAACATCAATAGGGTCATCAACAGCAAGCCCGGCGGTGCCCATCACCCCGGAGCAAGCGACTTGCCGTAATAGCCATGTGCCGACAGAGCCATACGATCTCCGGCACATGGAGTTGCTATACCATTTCGAGCATAACTTGGGCTACAACCAAGGGTTCGGCGATACTCTCACGCGACAAAAGTACCAGCAAATGTCACTGAAGCAAGCCTTCCGGGTGTCATTTCTGATGGACGAGCTTCTAGCTATAGCTGCAGCACACAAGAGCACTTTGCCGGGAGAAGATCAGGCTTTCTATCGCAGCGAAGCAACACGACTACAGACGAGAAGCCTTTCACGTTTTACGGTGGCTGACGGCGATCTGTCTGATGAAGACTTCCTTACAGTATTCCTGTTTTCCACCTGGCTCGGTCAACACGTTCTCTTCGACACGTTCTCGATACCCGCTGATCTTCCAGTCACTCTGGATAAGCTAGTCCACTGCATGGGCCTCCATCGGGTCGTTCGGAGCGTCGTAGGGGGCTCGTGGGACAGGCTCCGGTTTCACTTTGATACCCATCTAGGTGCAGGGAGCCGCTTCGTGCAGAACATGATCATCAGAAGAGAACGGTACGAGACAGGCAACGAATGTAGACATCTGTTGCGCCTCTTTGAATCGAGCGACCTCAACGATGCATCCAAGGCGGCGTGCCAGGAAGCAGTCGAGCACCTGCAGCTCATGTTCGACATTCATCGCAACACAGACATACCTGCAGGTCGGCGGTACAGCACTGTACAGGAGTGGTCAATCCGGGTTCCAGCCGAGTACGTCAGCCTGCTCGACCAAAGACGGCCCGAGGCGTTGGTGGTGCTGGCATATTGGGGCGTGTTGATGCATAAGGCGAGAGACTGCTGGGCGTTCGGGGCCGCGGGACAGAACCTCGTAAGGTCCATTGCAGCTCATCTTGGGTCGTATTGGGGGGAGCTATTGGCGTGGCCAAAGGAGATGACAGAAGCCCCTGTAATTTCGATATCAGGCCCAACTTGA
- a CDS encoding MGT family Glycosyltransferase, producing the protein MQAVARELVERGHEVVWTTIAPQEQRVLASGARFITAEEVVKVDANLEGANPKDMAETAEVMFRGRVTAQVADIRRVLKTFKPDFVLTDALPQGVAALYELGEIPHYATLGVVPLYLPDIGPEPIEHAAQSALGMLISQPQLVLPTINPEREKLGLPALKVTDTYSYSPFLHIQASCPSLEFQEGPKPILPQAQYVGPLVTRLGGASVGMPTWWQDVLDAKSIIGITQGTFAMDPTSLIIPAIKALQDDKSHLLVVPSKLADEIRDKVKIENNVRIADWVPYDLLLPRCRLLVTNGGYGSVTQALSHGVPLVCAGTSEDKKDTAARVTWVGAGIDLKTDTPSVDQVRDAVHKVLNETSYKENATRIGEELNAQGGAKRACDLLEKAAVELSAPTGEI; encoded by the coding sequence ATGCAGGCCGTCGCCAGGGAGCTGGTTGAACGTGGCCATGAAGTCGTTTGGACTACCATAGCACCCCAGGAGCAACGAGTCCTTGCATCGGGGGCGAGATTCATTACCGCGGAGGAAGTAGTGAAAGTAGATGCCAACCTAGAGGGCGCCAATCCGAAAGACATGGCCGAGACGGCAGAAGTCATGTTCCGAGGGCGCGTTACGGCACAAGTCGCTGATATCCGTCGTGTCCTCAAGACGTTCAAGCCGGACTTTGTTCTCACTGACGCTCTGCCTCAGGGCGTCGCAGCGCTCTACGAGCTGGGCGAGATTCCTCATTACGCAACTCTGGGGGTTGTCCCGTTGTATCTGCCCGACATAGGGCCTGAGCCCATCGAGCATGCTGCTCAATCTGCTCTAGGAATGCTCATCAGTCAACCACAACTAGTCCTGCCCACGATCAacccagagagagagaagctcGGGCTGCCCGCCCTCAAAGTCACAGACACGTACTCTTACAGTCCTTTCCTGCACATCCAGGCTTCGTGTCCTTCCCTGGAATTCCAGGAGGGCCCCAAGCCTATTCTTCCTCAGGCTCAGTATGTCGGACCTCTGGTTACACGTCTTGGAGGTGCAAGTGTTGGTATGCCAACGTGGTGGCAAGATGTTCTCGACGCCAAATCCATTATTGGAATCACACAGGGCACGTTTGCCATGGACCCGACGTCACTTATCATTCCCGCCATCAAAGCGCTTCAGGACGACAAGAGTCACTTGCTGGTTGTGCCGTCGAAACTCGCCGACGAGATCCGCGATAAGGTCAAGATCGAGAATAACGTCCGTATCGCGGATTGGGTTCCCTATGACCTCCTCCTTCCACGCTGCCGTCTGCTCGTGACGAATGGTGGATACGGCAGTGTTACGCAAGCCCTTTCACACGGCGTCCCTCTCGTCTGCGCCGGAACTTCGGAGGACAAGAAGGACACAGCTGCGCGAGTGACTTGGGTTGGTGCGGGTATTGATCTGAAGACCGATACTCCCTCAGTAGACCAGGTTCGCGATGCAGTGCACAAGGTGCTCAATGAGACAAGTTACAAGGAGAATGCGACGAGAATTGGAGAGGAGCTCAATGCACAGGGTGGTGCCAAAAGAGCGTGCGATTTGTTGGAAAAGGCGGCGGTAGAGCTAAGCGCCCCGACGGGGGAAATATAG